In the genome of Salana multivorans, the window TCGGGAGCGGAGTCGCGGGCCGAGGTGGCGTCGTACGCGCCACCCGAGTCGCCGCCGCCGAACCCGCCGCCAGCGGCGATCGAGCCGGCCCCGAAGCCGACGACGCCGACGACAGCCGCCGCGGCCGCACCGGCGAGCCAGGGCTGCCAGCGGCGCTTGCGGGCGGGCTGGGCGGACTCCCGCGCCGCCCTCGCCGCCGCCAGGTCGATCGGACCGGGCTCGGACATCTCGGCGGTCGCGACTCCCGGGTCGGCGCTCGCCGACCCGGCGTGCGCCGCGGCCGCGAGCGGGAGCTCGGAGGCGAGCGCACCCGCGTCGTCGTCATCCATCCGGGCGAGGACGGACGCGACGAAGCCCGCCGACGGCTCGATGTCGCGCGCCGGGTCGGCGGAGCGCAGGCGCTCCAGCACCTCACGCTCGAGCGCGTCCTGCGCCGGGGAGGTCTGCTCCTCGCGGTCCGTCATGGCCCCGTCCTTCCTTGCCGTGTCACCGCCCTCACGGTGGTCTGTCCAGTCTGTGTCGTCTCGGACGCCGACCTTGCAGCGTCGCCGCCCTGACCTCGCGCGCTGCGCGGCCCGGCTCGCGGGGCCGGAGCCCGACGCTGGCTACAGCTCCAGGCGCTGGCCCCAGGCCTCGCGCAGCCGCTTGCGCGCCCGGGACAGCGCAGCGTCCGCACCCGAGCGGCTGATGCCGAGGACCTCGGCGAGCTGCACGCCGTCGAGGCCGTCCCAGGCGTGGAGCAGGATGATCTCGCGGTCACGGTCGCTCACGAGCGCGAGGGCGCCGCGCAGCTCCGCGTCGAACAGGGCCGAGACCTCGGGGTCGGTGCCGACGCGGGCGCGGGTCGGCCGGTCCGGCAGGTCCTCGACCGGCAGCTCGGTGCGCTTGCGGCGGTAGTTGGCGAGGACGAACCCGGCCGTCCGGTACAGCCAGGGCAGCTCCGCCTCCTCCGGCACGTCGTCGCGGCGGCGCCAGGCCACCAGGAGCACCTCGGCCGCGAGGTCCTCGGCGTCGTCGACCGGAGCGCGACGCGCGAAGTACCGCACGATCGCGCGGGAGTGGCTGCGGACGAGGTCCTCGAACCACGACGCGTCGCGCGACTCCTGCGCCATGCCGACCTCCTCGCGGGGGTTGTGCTTCGTCGGGCCGGTGGTCCGTCGAGGCGTGCGGTGTCCGGCGCGGGGATCGGCCGGAGGTCACAGTCTGGCCCATCGATCCGCCCCGTGTCCGCCGCACGCGCACAGGGTGATTCACTTGTGACCATGGACGCGGGGACGGGGCACGGCGATCACGAGCGCGCCGGGAACGGGCGCGCTGAGGTCGCCGGGAACCGGTCCGGGGAGTTCCTCCTGCTGGCGACGCGGGCCGACGACGCGGTCGCCGACGCGGAGTACGAGGCCGTCCGCCGGTTCATGGGCGTGCCGGCCGAGCGGCTGCGACGCGTGCGGCTGGAGTCGGCGCCGATGCCGCGGCTCGATCTCGGCTCGATCGCCGGCATCGTCGTCGGCGGGAGCCCGTTCACCTCCAGCGACCCGATCGAGAGCAAGTCGGACGTCCAGCTCCGGGTCGAGAACGAGATGGCGGAGCTGCTCGCCGAGGTCGTCGCGATCGACCTGCCGTTCTTCGGCGCGTGCTACGGCGTCGGGACGCTCGGCGGGTTCCTCGGCGGCGTCGTCGACACGACGTACGGCGAGCCGGTGGGGGCCGTGCCGGTCGCGCTGACGCCGGAGGGGCTCGCCGACCCCGTGCTCGCCGGGCTGCCGCCGGTGTTCGACGCGTACGTCGGGCACAAGGAGGCACTGCGCGCGATCCCGCCGGGCGCGGTGCTGCTCGGCACGACGGCGACGGCACCCGTGCAGATGATGCGGGTCGGCCGGAACGTGTACGCGACGCAGTTCCACCCCGAGCTGGACACCGAGGGGATCGTCCAGCGGCTCCTCGCCTACCGGCACGAGGGGTACTACGACCCGGCCGAGGTGGACGACGTCGTGGCCCGCGTGCGCGGCGCCGACGTGCGCGAGGCGTGGAAGGTGCTGCGGAACTTCGCGCTCGTGTACGGGTGAGTGGGCGCAGGGTGGGCCGGCTGGGGGGCCGGCGGTCGCTGGTTGGTGGTCGCTCCGGATGGCTGCTGGGACTCCCACCGAGTCGCGGGCGGGCTGCGGGCCGGTCGCCCGGCCGGTTTGGGTCACACCGCAGGCTCGGGTACAGTGGTCGCCGCTGCCCGGGCGATCCTCGGACAGCGTCGCCGCCTTAGCTCAGTCGGCAGAGCGATTCACTCGTAATGAATAGGTCAAGGGTTCGATTCCCTTAGGCGGCTCCACCGGAGGCCCGGAACCACCACGGTTCCGGGCCTTCGTCGTACCACGGGACGCGCCCCCAGCCCCCGTCCGCTCTCTGCGGATCCGCGGGCAGGTCACCTCGCGATCCGAGCCGCCGCATGGCCGTGACCTGCGGCGATGCCGCACGGACGGCGACTTCCCGGACTGGGATCCCGGTCCATCCGCGGAGAGCGGACGCCTGCCAACCCTGATCGGGAACCCCATCGACACCCGTTCGCTCGACCACTCGGAGCGCGCAACGGCGAACCCGGGACCAAAGTCCCTGGGTGCGCCGGGGTGGCGATGGGGTAGAACGACTGCATGTCCGTCCCCTACCCGGCGCGCCGGATCGTCCGCGAACACGCGCCGGGGTCCCGTCTGCCGCTCGTGCTCGTCGGTGCCCGCGGTCCCGAGCAGGTCGACGGGTGGAGCGACACCGAGAAGGCCGTGCGCCGCTCGCGCTACTACCTCGGTCCGCGGGTCGTCCTGCCGCGAGGCGACCTGGTCGGCGAGAAGCTCGAGGCCTCGCTCGTCGGGTTCCTCACCGACCTGCTCTCGCACACGGGCGAGCACCACGGAAACCCGATCGCCGGGCTCGTCGTGCCGGACTGGGGCGGCCTCTCACCTCGCCTGCGCTCCGTGGTCACGCTCGCCAGCCTCGTCCACGCGGAGGCCGGCGATCTCCAGCCTCGGCGCCGGACGCTGCCCGTCGCCACGATCGGTCCGCGCGGGGCGGGTGCGCGACTGCGGCGTCCGCAGACCCGGTGCGTCGAGGTGACGCTCACCGACCCGGCCCTCCTCGGGGCGCGTGACGCGCTGCTCGGCGAGGAACGCTTCCTCGCGGCCCTCGACCAGCTCGGCGAGAGCGACGACGACGCGCGGCGGGGCCTGGTCGGGGCGCGCGAGGTCGTGCGGGAGCTCGCGGGCCCGGATCGGAGCACGTTCTGGCTCGCGAACTACCTGCGCACCTACGGGTTCGCCCGGGCCGGCACCCTGGTCGGCAGGTGGACGCCGCAGGACGTCGAGGAGCTGCTCGCTCGGGACGGGCTCTCGGAGGCCGGGGCCGATGCTCATGGCGGCCGCACACCCTTCCGGCCGGCTCAGGCGAGCTGACGGACGGGCGACGGGGATACCCGTCGCTGCTGGGCCGATCCGCCCGCTGGTCGAGTCCGATCCGCCGGTTCGACGGGCCTGACCTGTCGGCTCGCCCGGCCCGAACCTCCGACCCGCGCATCTCGAGCCATCCACGAGCGGACACTCGTCCGCACCCGTCTCGATCCCGCTGCGACCAGATCGTCTCTTTCCGAGGGCCAGGCCGCGCGCTCGTCAGGGCCAGCCCCGGCCAACCTCGATCGAGCACGCCCGGGGGATCCATCGCCCCTCGGCCTCCCATCGGCTCTGAGGCGCGGCTCGTGGGTATCGTCGCGCCATGGGTGAGCAGGCAGTCGTCGTTCGTCCGGCCGCGCTCGGCGACGCCGAACGCATCGCCGAGGTCCGGGTGGCCGCGTGGCAGACCGCGTACCGCGGCCTGATCCCCGACGACGTGCTCGACCGGATGGATGCCGTCGCCGAGGGACAGCGCCGTCGCGAGCTCTGGGGTCGGAGCAGGGACCCGCGCGTCGTCGAGCTCGTCGCCGAGCTGGACGGAACCGTCGTGGCCGCGGCGGTCGTCGGGCCCGAACGGCCGGTCGACGACGAACGGCCCCGGGCCGTCGAGACCGCTCCCGAGCGCGGCCAGCTCTACGCGATCAATGCGGCGCCCGAGGCCTGGCGACGCGGTGTCGGGAGCGCGCTCCTCGCGGCAGCCGAGGACGCCCTGCGCGCGGGTGGCTTCACCTCCGCCGTCCTCTGGGTGCTGGAGGGCAACGAGCGCGCCGCCCGGTTCTACGACCGGTGGGGCTGGGTCGAGGACGGCGTGACCCAGCGCGACGAGAGCCTCACCCCCGGCCACGAGCTGTTCGAGCGCCGGCGGACGAAGCCTCTCGGCTGAGCGCGGACTCGTCCTCAGGCCCCTCTGGGCGGCCCCGGCACACCTCAGGACGCGGCGCGGGCCAGCGCCTCCGGGATCGGAAGGACACCTCCGACGAGGTCCCACTGCCGATAGACCGCCGCGGGCTGGTCGAGCACCGCCGCAATGACCGCGGCGACGTCACCACGCGTCACGGGCGTCGGCGGAAGGTCGACCCCGAGCTGGACGAGCCCGACGGCCGGGTCGTCGAGAAGGCGCGCCGGACGGAGGATGGTCCAGTCGAGGTCACTGTCCCGGACCGCCCGGTCGGAGACCCGCTTCGCCGAGACATACGCCCGCCACGCTTCCGGCGCGCCCGGTTCGGGCGGCTCGTCGACGCCGATGGCGGAGACCTGGACGTACCGCCGGATACCGAGCTCCTCGCAGGCGGCGATCGTCGCGAGCGCTCCGCCGAGGTCGACCACCCGCTTGCGCTCGACGTTGCCGTCGGGACCCCCGCCGGCAGAGAACACGACAGCATCGACGCCGTCGAGCACGTCGAGGTAGTCCGTGACGCCGGCACGCTCGATGTCCAGCAGGCGCGGCGTCGCGCCCGCTCCCTCCAGCTCCTCCGCCTGGTCCGCACGCCGCACGAGCGGGACGACGGTGCGGCCGCGTTCGAGCAGGTGGGGCAGGAGCAGGCGCCCCACCTTCCCCGCGCCCCCGACGATGGCCACCCTGTCGAGCTGCCTCATGACGTCCTCCTCGCGCTCTCGTCGACCTCCATCCTCGCATGTGACGTAGATCACATCGAGGCCGGCGTCAGATTCAGGCTGCTCGCCCGTCGAGGTAGGTGTCAGGGTCCAGCGCCGCAGGGGGGTGCAGGACTCGCAACCTGGTCCGGCACCGCAGGGGGGTGCAGGACCACATGCCGGCTCGAGTCCGGCCGGCGCCACAGGGGAAGCCGGCCGGATCCGGTCCGCAGCGTTCGCCGACCAGCGAAACGTTCGCCACTCAGGGGACTGGCGATCGACCGATGGCGGCGGCGGGAACCCGCAGGGGGGTCGGCCCGCCGCCGCTGTCTCGGCCGGCCGTCGACGCCATCAGGAGCGCGGACGGTCGGGGACGCCCGCCACCAGGGCGCGGGCCACCGAGAGGTCACCTGGCCCGCTGGCTCACCGAGAGACGACGACAGCCGTCTGTCGAGGTCCCAGCGTTCGCGCGCCGATCACCGAAGGGCCCCACGGCCCCCGCAACGGTCGCCGGCCCGGGCTAACCGGCTCCGCGCCGCCGCCCGCCCACTCTCGGCAAGCGCGGATCACCGGCCGCGAGTCAGTCCCACTGCCCAGCCCCTCTCGGCAAGCACGGATCACCGGCTGCGAGTCAGTCCAGGCGTCCGGTCCCACTCGGCAAGCGCGGATCACCGGCAGCGGGCCAGTCCAGGCGTCCGGCCCCTCTCGGCAAGCGCGGATCACCGGCAGCGAGTCAGTCCCGGCGTCCGGTCCCTCTCGGCAAGCGCGGATCACCGGCAGCGAGTCAGTCCCGGCGTCCGGTCCCCGTTCAGGGATCGCGGACCGGCCCAGCTCGCGCCGCCCCACTCGCCTCCCCTCCGGTCGCCGTGAGTGCGAGCCGTCCGACAAGACCACCACCGACCGATGCAGTCGTCTCGGCCACGACCTCCTTCCCTTCCACCCGGCACCCGCGGAGCACCGCGCCGGCCCCGGCAGCCGCGCGAGCGGCCGCAGCACAGGGATCAGCACCGCCGCGCTGGACCTCGAACGCCGCGGAGAGCGCCCCGAGGTCCGCGCCGGTCTGTGCCCGTGACCGCGCGCCCGCGGCTGCGAATGTCGCGACGACGGCGATGAGCAGGACCGCGGCGACGCCGATGAGCCCCAGCGCCAGCACGGTCCCGGACCCCCGCTCGCCACAAGCGCCGTCACGCTCACCGGCCGCGCCGTCCGGGCGTGGAGCCGACGCCGCGCCGGCTCGCCAGACCGACGGCCCGCTCGACCGTCCGCGCCGGAGCCAGAGCGGGAGCCGGAGCCAGAGCGGGACCGAGGCGTGACCAAGCTCCCGCACCGGCCCGCGACCTCCCGAACCTCCCCCGCTCCCGCACCTCCCAGTGCCATCGCGCGTCACGGTGATCGACCCGTCGGCTCGGCCAGGACGCTGGCTCGCCCGGTCACCGTGATCGCCACGCCGAGGACACCGATCTCGCGCGTCACCACGACGTGCACCCACTCTCCCTCCCTCGTGACGCCCACCGCATCGACCCCGGCAGCGGGCATCAGCCCACCGTCTCGCGTCCCCGACTCGTCCCCGATCGCCAGTGCTCTCGCCACCACCCGCGCCGCGTCCTGGACCGCGACCTGCGCGCTTCCCACGACGCCCGCGAGCAGCACCGCCACGAGCAGGACCATCACGCCGGGCAGTGTCACGGCCAGCTCGGCCGTGACACTGCCTCGCTCCGCTCGCCCGAACCGATCGGGTCGCTCACCCGGCGGACGCCACCGGCGCCAGGCGTACCAGTGGCGTCGGTCGCCTCCTGCGCGCCGTCGACATCGACCGAACGGGCCACGCGGGCTCAGGCACTCGCTCTGCTCGGACGGGCCGAGGTCTCGCGCGCCCCGCGCCCGCTGCGCCCATCGGCTCCTCCCATCCCGCCGGTCCCGCGATCCTCGCCGCACCCGCCGGTCGAGGCCTCGGATCACAGGACTCGTTCCGGGACTCATCGCGAGAGCGCCTCCCGGATCAGGCCGAGCAGCATCTCGCGCACCTCGCCGCCGCGCAGGATCGCCAGCAGCAGGCCCGCGAACGCCACCGCGGCCAGCGTCACGATCGCGTACTCGGCGGTCGCCATCCCGGCCTCTCCGGCCGACACCGCGCGGTCCCAGCGCCGCCGGACGCCCGCGCCGACGCTCGACGCGAGAACGAGCAGGCTCACGGCGAACCACGTCAGCGGCGTGGTCCGCGGCTCGGGCACACCCGACCCGCGCCCCTGACTCCCCCGCTCTCGCGTCGTCGACCCCTCGGGCGTCCTCTCCTGTGTCGATGTCATCTCAGCTCTCCTCGCTCGGCCGACCCTCGGCCTCGTTCCGAGCCTGCGCGGCCTCGCGCCCCGCCGCCACGGGGGTCGGGACAAGCCGTCGAACGCCCCCGCCTCGGCCCTCTGTGGACAGCTCGCGGCGGGCCGGCGACACGACTCAGCCCGCCCCGAACAGCGACGATGCGGCGGCGAGCGCCACCGGTACGAGGCCGAGCAGCACGAATGCCGGCAGCAGGCACAGCCCGAGCGGCAGCACGAGGCGCACGGCGAGCCGCTCCGCGTCCTCACGCGCCCTAGCCGCCCGCCTCGCTCGCCACGTCGCGGCAGTCGTCCGGAGAGCCGGACCAGGATCGACTCCGCTCACCCAGGCCGATCGCAGTGGCTCGACCACGCCGACGAGACGCGCGGGCAACCGCTCGACCGCCTCGTCCCACGGCGCACCCCACCGCAGCAGCCGCGCCGCCACGACGAGCTCCTCCTCCCCGGTCGCCTCACCGAGCGTCGCCAGCGCGTCCGGTACCGACGCCCCGGCCGCGAGCAGCACCCCGACGAGCTCGCACGCGATGGCGCGATCGAGTCGGACCACCCCGCATCCGACCGGCCCAGCGGCACCGGTCGACGACCTGCGTCGCGGGCTCCACCGGCCCGCGCCGACCAGAGCGGCCGAGAGCATCGCCGCCAGGAGGGACACGAGCACCGGTGCCTCCATCGACACGGGGTCAACCCCGCGCACGGGTGGCGGGCCCGCCGTCGTCCACCGTCGCGGCCCGGACGAGACGGGCCGACCACCACCGCCCCGCCACCATGAGCAGGCCGCCCGCCACCATCGCGAGCAGCCCCGGACCACCCGCGAGGACGACCGCGACCGGGTCGGCGCCGAACCCGGTTCCCAGCAGCAGCGCCCCGAGCGGCAGCCAGCCGAGCAGGCGCGCCGTGCTCGCGGGTCCGGCCCGCGCGCGACGACGGTCGGCCTCGGCCGCCTCGGCCTCGGCGACGGCCACCGCGACGGCGTCGAGCACGTCCGCCAGCGGGGCGCCGGAGCGGAGTGCCACGCGAGTGGCGACGTAGGCGGCGTCGGCGCCCGGGGACCGGCCGACGAGCGCGAGCAGCTCGGGCGGCAGCCCCTCCGCTGGGACCGTCGTGCGGACGCGCCACGCACCGGCGCGCTCCGAACTGACGGGTGCGACACCGTCCACGCCGGGGTCGGCGGAGCGGACCCGCACCGGCTCGACGGCCACCCGGCGTCGCCCTCCGCTCTCCGGCGAGACGCCCAGCTCGCTCGCCCACGCGGCACCCGGCTCCTGCCCCGAACGCACCCGGGCCGCCACCGACGCGCAGACGATCCCGAGCTCGGGGCCGACGGCGCCGCGTCGGCGCAGGACCCACCGCACCAGACTTCGCAGTCCGCGCAGACTTCGAGGGTCCCCTTCACCCGCGCTCCCGCCAGGCTCTCGCGCCGACCGATCGGACCGCGGTGCCGAGCACGCGACGGCCCCACGACGGGACACCCTGGTCCACCCCGCCGTCGGATGCACCAGCACCCCGACGAGCACGCCGGCCGCGAGCGCCACCGACACGACGCTCACGCCGCCGCCCCCTGGGTCGTGGACCCACTGCCGGCGTCGAGCACCCGCGCGAGGGCCGACCAGGCCGGCCCGGGCGCGAGGTCCCAGCCACCGTCGCGCTGCGGAGCTCCTCTCATCGCGACCGGGGCCGCCAGCCGACCGTCCGCCAGGGTGAGGACCGCGATCTCGGCAACGCGGCGGCCCCCGCCCTCGCGCACGACGTGGACGATCGCGTCGAGGGCGCTCACGGCCTGGACGGCCACCGCCTCCGGCGTCAGCCCGGCGAGCGACCCGAGGGCCGCCAGCCGCGCGGGCACGTCGGACGCCGTGTTCGCGTGCACGGTCGTGAGCCCGCCCTCGTGGCCGGTGTTGAGTGCGAGCAGGACGTCGCGCACCTCCGGCCCTCGGCACTCCCCGAGCACGAGCCGATCCGGCCGCATCCTCAGCGCCGCTCGCACCAGCTCGCTCAGCGTCACCGCACCGGCACCCTGCACGTTCGGCGCCCGCGCCTGCAGGTGCAGCACGTGCGGATGGTCCGGGGCCAGCTCCCGCGCCTCCTCGATGCAGACGATCCGTTCGTGCGGACCGGCCCGCGCCAGCAGCGACGCGAGCATCGTCGTCTTGCCGCTCCCGGTGCCGCCGCTCACCAGGACGTTGGCGCGCGCGTTGACGAGGGCAGCGAGCACCTGGTCGCCCACGGCGCCGATGCCCCCGCCGGCGCGCCAGTCCGCGAGGGTGAGCGCGCGGGGTGCGTGCCGACGCAGCGAGAGGCAGGCACCGCGCGCGGCGATCGGCGCAAGGACCGCGTGCAGCCGCGTTCCGTCGGGCAGCCGTCCGTCGACGATCGGCGCGGCATCGTCGAGCCGAGCCCCGGCCGCGGCGGCCAGCCGGACGGCGAGGAGCCGCACGTCGCCAACATCCATCGCGACCCGTTCGAGGCCCGCGCCGCGGTCGACCCACACCTCCTCGGGTCCGTTGACGAGGACGTCGGTGATGGCGGGATCCGACCAGAGCCGGCGCAGCCGTGCGCCCGATCCCCCGATGTCGGCGAGCGCGTCCGCCACCTGCTCGGTCGCCTCGCGAACACCCAGCGGCCTCGCCGCGGCGTCCAGGCCGAGCCGGGTGGCGCGCTGGACCTCGCGCGGCCCCGGCGGCCCGGACGCCGCGAGCAGACGACGGACGCGGACCGGCAGTGCACCGGCGTCACCATCAGGTCGCACCCCCGCGGGGGGCACCACCGCCGCCGCCCGGTCCCGACTCCCCGGACGGACCGGCAGCCCGTCCACGTCCTCATCCGGGCGCGCGCGTTCCGGCAGCACCGCCGTGGTCGCCCGGGCCCGGCTCCCCGCGCGGGCCGTCACGGGACGATCTCCCGGGCAAGCCGGCGCACCACCCGGACGAGGCGCGAGCGGCGCCGATCACCCGGGGTGACCCCTCGGGCGAGGTCCGCGGTCATCAGCCGCGCGTACGGGAGGAGGTCGACCGACGGGACGCCGCACACCTCGGCCACCTCACCCGGGTCGACCGCCACGCCGGGCAGGGAACGCAGGAGCAGCCGGACGGTCGTCGCTCCCGATGCGAGCGCCTGCGCCACGAGCCGGCGCGCGTCGAGGACGGCCGACGGCTCCGGCGTCGTCACCACGAGCACCGACTCGCACCCGACGGGCGGACGCGCGCGTCCCACGTCGAGCACGGCGTCCGCGCAGCCCTCGCGCAGGGCGGTCAGCACCGCGGGAACGGCGTCGACCCGCGCCCGGGCATCGGCGGCGAGGACGGGCACCCTGCCCCAGCGCGGCAGGACGTCGACGAGCTGGCGGCCGACGAACGGAGCCGCCGCCGCGTCGAGGTCGGCCCAGCGCGGCCCCGGCTCCTCCTCCAGCCCGAGCAGGTGGTCGAGTCCGCCGACGAGGTCGACGAGCACGGCGCCGCGACCGTCGTCCACCAGCGCTCGGGCGAGCAGCGCCGCCGTGACGGACGCGCCAGCGCCGCCCCGCGCCGCGACCACGCCGATCGTCCGGCTGCCGACCGCGGCGAGCTGCGACGCGATGGCGTCGGCGAGCCGATCGGCTCCGTCGGGCAGGGCGATCGCGCCCGGCGGGCCATCACCTGCGCCGCCGCCCCCGACGACGTCGATCCCACGCTCACGGGCCCACGGCGGGTCGCCGCGCTCGCGCTCCAGCGGCGAGTCGACGTGGACGTCCGCCGGAGGCGGCGGCGAGCCCGGCGGACGCACCACCAGGCGTCCCTCCCACCACGCGACCACCTGGCCCACCTGCTCGGCGAGCCGCCCGTCCGCCGTGCGCAGCGCCACCACCACCGGCTCCGCCATCTCGTCCTCCGTCCGTCCCGAGGCCCGCGCGACCTCTCCGTCAGCGTTGCCGGTCGAGGCCCAACCGCGCTCCCCCGGTGGGGACGGCCTCACATCGCCCCACATCTCGGTCGCCTGTGGACAGCGCTCGTTCGAACACCCCGGCGTCCTGCGCGATACTCTCCACACCGCCCGGGTGGGTCGGCACCTGCCATCGGATCGATCGGGGTCGACGCAGCCCACCGGCGGCCGAACCCGCGAGCCAGCGCGGCCCGCCGGGTCGACACAGGAGGAGTGACACGACGTGACGCACGAGGGACCCAGCACGGATCTCCAGGGGCCGGTCCCCCCGCGCTCCCGGTCGAGGGCACACCTCCTCGGGCTCGCGCTCGCCGTCGTCGGCGGGCCCATCACGTTCGGCGCGCTCGCCCTCGCGGTCGAGGTGCCCGCCTCGTTCGGTGACGTCCCCGGTCTCGACCTCCTGCCGGTCGCCCTCGCCTGCCTCGGCCTCGCGATCACCGCGCTGGCCGTCATGCGCTCCTCCGTCGGTGCCGCGGTGGCGGGCGGAGCATGGTTCCTCGCCGGCGTCGTCGGCCTCCTCATGCCCGGCCAGGCCGAGCTGCTCGTCGATCTCGTCCCCGAGCAGGCCCTCGGTTCTGCACCGCGCGCCGGCGCCGACCTGCTCCTGCGCGGCGGCGGTGCGCTCGCCATCGGGAGCACGCTCGGCGCCGCGGCCATCGCCGCCACCATCGCGCGACGCCGCGGCCGCTCCACCGAGCGCACCGAGCAGGCCGCGATCTCCTCCGGAGACGTCACCCGGCCGCCGCGCTCGCGCCTCGCGGCGCACATCGTCGCTCCGATCCTCTCGCTCGCACTCGCGCTGCTCGGCCTGCAGATCCTCAGCGGCACCGAGACCGCCGCGCTGTGGTCGATCGCGCCGACGGACGGCCTCCTGGCCGACCCCGTGCCGTGGATCGTCACGGTCCTCGTGCTCGCCGCGACGACGCTGGGCCCCCCGATGCTCGGCGCCTGGTCCTCGCTCGGTCCGGCCGCCGCCGCCCTCCTGTGGCTGAGCGCCGCGCTGGACTACCTCGTCGACGCCATCGACATCGGCTGGTGGGCCCCGGGCGGCGGCGTTGGCAGCCTGC includes:
- a CDS encoding RNA polymerase sigma factor, with the protein product MAQESRDASWFEDLVRSHSRAIVRYFARRAPVDDAEDLAAEVLLVAWRRRDDVPEEAELPWLYRTAGFVLANYRRKRTELPVEDLPDRPTRARVGTDPEVSALFDAELRGALALVSDRDREIILLHAWDGLDGVQLAEVLGISRSGADAALSRARKRLREAWGQRLEL
- a CDS encoding glutamine amidotransferase, with product MDAGTGHGDHERAGNGRAEVAGNRSGEFLLLATRADDAVADAEYEAVRRFMGVPAERLRRVRLESAPMPRLDLGSIAGIVVGGSPFTSSDPIESKSDVQLRVENEMAELLAEVVAIDLPFFGACYGVGTLGGFLGGVVDTTYGEPVGAVPVALTPEGLADPVLAGLPPVFDAYVGHKEALRAIPPGAVLLGTTATAPVQMMRVGRNVYATQFHPELDTEGIVQRLLAYRHEGYYDPAEVDDVVARVRGADVREAWKVLRNFALVYG
- a CDS encoding GNAT family N-acetyltransferase encodes the protein MGEQAVVVRPAALGDAERIAEVRVAAWQTAYRGLIPDDVLDRMDAVAEGQRRRELWGRSRDPRVVELVAELDGTVVAAAVVGPERPVDDERPRAVETAPERGQLYAINAAPEAWRRGVGSALLAAAEDALRAGGFTSAVLWVLEGNERAARFYDRWGWVEDGVTQRDESLTPGHELFERRRTKPLG
- a CDS encoding SDR family oxidoreductase, with amino-acid sequence MRQLDRVAIVGGAGKVGRLLLPHLLERGRTVVPLVRRADQAEELEGAGATPRLLDIERAGVTDYLDVLDGVDAVVFSAGGGPDGNVERKRVVDLGGALATIAACEELGIRRYVQVSAIGVDEPPEPGAPEAWRAYVSAKRVSDRAVRDSDLDWTILRPARLLDDPAVGLVQLGVDLPPTPVTRGDVAAVIAAVLDQPAAVYRQWDLVGGVLPIPEALARAAS
- a CDS encoding Rv3654c family TadE-like protein, producing MGARRGDARDRCPRRGDHGDRASQRPGRADGSITVTRDGTGRCGSGGGSGGRGPVRELGHASVPLWLRLPLWLRRGRSSGPSVWRAGAASAPRPDGAAGERDGACGERGSGTVLALGLIGVAAVLLIAVVATFAAAGARSRAQTGADLGALSAAFEVQRGGADPCAAAARAAAGAGAVLRGCRVEGKEVVAETTASVGGGLVGRLALTATGGEASGAARAGPVRDP
- a CDS encoding TadE family type IV pilus minor pilin — its product is MTLPGVMVLLVAVLLAGVVGSAQVAVQDAARVVARALAIGDESGTRDGGLMPAAGVDAVGVTREGEWVHVVVTREIGVLGVAITVTGRASVLAEPTGRSP
- a CDS encoding DUF4244 domain-containing protein, producing the protein MSLLVLASSVGAGVRRRWDRAVSAGEAGMATAEYAIVTLAAVAFAGLLLAILRGGEVREMLLGLIREALSR
- a CDS encoding type II secretion system F family protein, producing the protein MVRLDRAIACELVGVLLAAGASVPDALATLGEATGEEELVVAARLLRWGAPWDEAVERLPARLVGVVEPLRSAWVSGVDPGPALRTTAATWRARRAARAREDAERLAVRLVLPLGLCLLPAFVLLGLVPVALAAASSLFGAG
- a CDS encoding TadA family conjugal transfer-associated ATPase, with protein sequence MRPDGDAGALPVRVRRLLAASGPPGPREVQRATRLGLDAAARPLGVREATEQVADALADIGGSGARLRRLWSDPAITDVLVNGPEEVWVDRGAGLERVAMDVGDVRLLAVRLAAAAGARLDDAAPIVDGRLPDGTRLHAVLAPIAARGACLSLRRHAPRALTLADWRAGGGIGAVGDQVLAALVNARANVLVSGGTGSGKTTMLASLLARAGPHERIVCIEEARELAPDHPHVLHLQARAPNVQGAGAVTLSELVRAALRMRPDRLVLGECRGPEVRDVLLALNTGHEGGLTTVHANTASDVPARLAALGSLAGLTPEAVAVQAVSALDAIVHVVREGGGRRVAEIAVLTLADGRLAAPVAMRGAPQRDGGWDLAPGPAWSALARVLDAGSGSTTQGAAA